CCTGACCCTGTTATGCATATATCCTGTTTGATTCAGCTGGTTCATTCCCGCATCAACAATAGGATAACCGGTTTTACCATTCTTCCAGGCTTCAAAGTCATCCTCTTTATTTAACCAGCGGATGTTATCGTATGCGGGTTTAAATGATTTTGTTGTGATGTGCGGAAAATGAAACAGGATCATCATATAGAAATCTCTCCAGGCCAGTTCTGATAACCATTTTTCTGCGCCATGCTCCAGTGCTTTTGCAGCAGCAGCTCTGATACTGACAGTTCCAAATCTTAAATGAATGCCCAGATGGGTGGTGGCATCATCTGCCGGAAAATCCCTTCGCTCTTCATAAGCAGCTAGTTTATCTTCAAAATCGGCGGCCGGAAAATGTAGTGCGGATGCTTTAAAACCCAGTTCTGCCAAATCAGGAAAAGTAAATGGACTGGTCTGATAAAAATTTCCATAATATTTCTCTACCGGATAAGATTTAAGATAAAAGTCATTCAGCTTCATTCTCCATTGACGGAAATATGGGGTGAAAACTGTATATGGTTTTCCATCGGTTTTAACGATCTCGTTTTTCTCAAAGATCACCTGATCTTTATAGGTTAGCAGCGAGACAGACTCCGAACCAAGATATTCGGCCAATGCCTGATCACGTTCAATCCCATATGGTTCATAATCATGGTTGGTATAAACGGATTTTATCTGATAGGCTTTAAGAAGCTCAGGCCAGACCTGTTCAGGAGTGCCATACCGGATAAGAATTGAAGATCCTTTTTGCTGTAGTTCCTTTTCAAGGGCTTTTAAGCTGTTAAAGATAAAACTCACCCTGGCATCGCTGGAATCATTTAAATCATCCAGGATGTTACGGTCAAATATGAACAACAGTAAAACTGGTTTTCCAGTCTTTAATGCATGGTACAATGCGGCATGATCCTGTAACCTTAAATCTCTTCTTAACCAGCAAATGTTTATTTCTGTCCTCATGCGCTGTAAATATCGGCTAAAGCTTCTTCGAGATGCGTGTATCTGAACAGAAAACCACTGGATAATATTTTTTGGGCGGTGGTGTGTGTGCTGTTCATTACCAGTGAACTCATTTCTCCCAAAATCAGCTGCAGTACTTTTTCGGGGACACTAAATGGCCATACCGGGCGATGTAACTGTTTTGCAATAGCTTTGGTCATCTCTTTATTGGTGACCGGAAATGGTGCACTGGCATTATAGGCGCCAGTTAATGCTTCATTGTCAAGGGTATGAATATAGATTCGGGTCATATCCTGATAATGGATCCAGGGTATCCATTGTTTGCCTTTACCTAAAGGAGCACCGGCAAAGAAACGGATTGGTTTGGCCATAGCTTCAAGCGCTCCTTCATCTTTTGCAAGTACCACCCCGGTTCTGATTTTTACTATCCTTAAGCCCAGTTCCCGGCCCTGATCTATGGCGTTTTCCCATTTTACACAGCAATCTGCAAGGAAATTATTACCCGGGTTACTTTCTTCGGTCAGTATTTCATCGCCACGGCTACCATAATAACCTACGGCAGCAGCTGAAATAAAATGTTTAACCTGATTGCTGTTTTCGGTTATGGTTTTGTACAAAAGCTGTGTGGATAAAACCCTGCTGTCAATAATCTCCTTTTTACGCTGGTCAGACCATTTTTCTTTAGCTATATTTTCTCCGGCAAGATGGATAATACTATCTACTCCTTCAAGACAATCAGGATCAATTTCCTGCTTATAAACATCCCATAAAAAGACTTTAACCTGGTCAATCTGCTGCGGCCTTCTGGATAATACGGAGATTTTATCACCTCTTTTTAAAAGCGTTTTGATTAAATCCCTGCCGAGCATGCCGGTTGCGCCTGTGAGTAAAATATGCTGATTCATTTAGGGTTAACTGTAGAGAATGGTTTTTGTTTTTAAATATGACTTTAAATGCGATTTTAAGCTAAACTTTTGTTGCGCTTATGTAAATATTACCTTGTGTATTAGATGTTAGGATAAAAATGGTATATTTTTGGAGATTACAACAAAACTTTAGTCTAAATAAATGGAATCTCGGAAAATACTCGTCTGGTTTAGAAATGATTTGCGCTTACATGACAACGAAATGTTAGTAGAAGCAATCAGTAAGTCCGATAGTATCCTGCCCGTTTACTTTTTTGATCCGCGTCACTTTGAATATGAAGCTGATGAAGATACTAAAGAAAGACATAACAGATTTCAGTTTTTAGCAGAAAGTGTAATCGCCCTGCGCGAATCACTGAAAAAACTGGGCGGTAATCTTTTAATTATCTCCGGAACACCCGAGGATCATATTCCTGCACTGGCAGAACAATATGAGATTGCAGAAGTTTACCATCACAGAGAAGTAGCAACTGAGGAAACCACTGTTTCTTCTAATGTAGAAGACCTGTTATGGAAACTGAGAATCAATCTGAAACATTTTATTGGGCACACGCTTTATAATAAAGAAGACTTACCATTTCCAATCAAGGATATTCCTGATGTTTTTTCTCAGTTTAAGAAAAAGACAGAAAGAGATGCAATAGTGAAAGATTGTTTTCCTGCTCCTGAACAGATTAATTTCGTGGAGGCAGAGCAGTGGGGCGAATTACCGGTGTGTTCAGGTGCTTTTTCATCTGTCCCGATGGGCGGAGAAGAAGAGGGCATAAAACATTTGCAGGAATTATTTGCTGCCGGATCTGAGATTTATAATCGCAGCAGTAAAGCACACGCTGCTCAGCATAGCTTTTCTTCCAAACTTTCTCCATGGCTGGCTGTAGGCTCTTTGTCTCCAAGAAAAGTATACTGGGCGGTAAAAGAAGCAGAACAGAAATTCGGATCAAACAGTCATTTTACGCAGCTGATATTAGGTTTGCTGTGGAGAGATTTCTTCCGGTTCATGTTTAAAAAACATAGCGTTAATTACTTCAGGGATATCGTAGAGTTTACAGAAGTTCCTAAAACGGAAGAATACCTGCTGGATTTACAACACTGGAAAGATGGGAAAACAGGAAATCCGATTGTGGATCAGCATATGACCGAACTTAATAATACGGGTTTTGTTACCCATGCGGGACGTCTGCTGGTGGCTACTTATCTGATCTATATTTTAAAATTAAACTGGGTAGACGGCGCGGAATATTTTGAACAGAAGCTGATTGATTATTCACCTGCAAGTAACTGGGGAAACTGGGCCTATGTGGCCGGAGGCGGAAAAGATCCACGCTCGAAAAATGCATTTGATCTGGATAAACAGATCAAAATACTGGATATTGAAGTGCAGAATCTCTGATCAGAAGGAGGAATACCTGAACAAAAAAAATATTTAAAACTTTTTTTGTTTAACAATTGTTCTCACTTTACGTGAAAAGATTCTCCATCAGTGACATAGAAGGCCTAATAGGTATTAAAGCACATACGATCAGGGCATGGGAGGCCAGATATAACCTGGTTCCTCCAAAAAGAACTCCTACCAACATCAGGTATTATGAGGAGGAGGATTTAAAGCATCTGCTGAATATTGTTACCCTTAATGAAAAAGGATATAAAATAAGCCGGATTGCCAGGATGAGCAAAACACAGATTAATGATCTGGTGATACAGTTGCAATCTGATTTCAAAAATGATACTGTACAGGTACTTCGCCTTTCTGATGCAACGTTGAAATACGATGAAATCGCATTTGCAGAGATTTTGTCGGGCTGTATCGAAGAAATGGGGCTGATCAAGACAATGGATCTGGTCCTTTTTCCGTTTATGAAGAAAGTCGGGATGTTATGGCAGACAGGGGCGATTGATCCTTCGCAGGAACATTTTGCTTCAAATCTGATCAGAGACAGAATGATTGTGGAGATTGACCGGGTACCCAAACCCGACAGAAAAGATCCGAAAAGGTTTCTGCTTTTCCTCCCGGAAGCCGAGATGCATGAGACTGGTCTGCTTTTTGCACGTTATCTGCTAAAACGATGCGGCATGGATACGTTGTATCTTGGACAGGAAATTCCATATAGCGATCTTAAAAAAGTGATTTTACATTATCAGCCTGATTATGCTTTTATTGTATTGACTTCCCTGAATCTGGGAAAAGATATCAATAAAATATTAACTAAAGTACTGGACCATATGGATGTGCCTTTGCTGGTTGCGGGTAGTTTAATCTCTGAATTTGACATACTTCTTGACGATCGGCTGACACCATTGAAAAAGGTTTGTGAAATCGTAGAATTTCTTGATGATTTATAGCTGTTTTTAAAGGTAAAATCCTAATTTTGCCATACTTATACCAATTCTTAGACAATGGATAATTTATCTTATCTCAACGGCGCAAACGCCGAATACATCGATTCTATTTATCAAGCTTATAAAGAAGATCCTAATGCGGTTGAATTCGGCTGGCAGAAGTTTTTTGAAGGGTTTGATTTTGGAAGAGGAGCAGATGCCGGCACAGCCAGTGAAGCAACTCCCGAACATTTTTTAAAAGAAGTGAATGTCTTAAATCTGATCAATGGCTATCGCCAGAGGGGTCACTTGTTTACACAAACAAACCCGGTTAGAGAAAGACGTCACCATTTACCAACGCTGGATATCGAAAACTTCGGTTTAAATCAGACCGATCTGGACACTGTTTTTAATTCAGGTGTAGAACTTGGGATCGGTGCGGCAAAACTTAGTGATATTGTAAACTTCCTGAAAAAGACCTACTGCAGGTCTATTGGTGCCGAATATAAATTCGTGCGCACACCTGAGGTTTTAAGCTGGATTGAGAATAAAATGGAAAGTGTGCAGAACACGCCTAATTTTTCAATTGAGGAGAAAAGAAGAATTCTTAAAAAATTAAACGAAGCTGTAAGCTTTGAGAACTTTTTGGGAACTAAATTTCTGGGTCAGAAGAGATTTTCATTAGAAGGAGCAGAGGCGCTGATTCCGGCACTGGATTCAGTGATCGAAAAAGGTTCAGCTATGGGTATCGAAGAATTTGTAATTGGTATGGCACACAGAGGGCGTTTAAATGTTCTTGCCAATATCATGCAAAAAACCTACAAAGATATTTTTGCCGAATTTGAAGGTAAAGGTTATAGTGCTGACTCTCCATTTGGAGGTGATGTAAAATACCACCTTGGTTATTCTACTGATGTGACTACAAATGATGGTAAAAATGTTCACCTGAGTTTATGTCCTAACCCATCTCACCTGGAGACAGTTAATGGTGTGGTTGAAGGAATGACCCGTTCTAAGATTGATTTTAAATACGATGGTGATAATTCGCGTATTGCACCAATCCTGATCCACGGTGATGCTTCTGTTGCCGGACAGGGAATCGTTTATGAGGTTATTCAGATGGCTGGTCTGGATGGATATAAAACAGGTGGTACTATTCACCTGGTGATTAATAACCAGATTGGTTTTACTACAAACTATAAAGACGGACGTACAAGTACTTACTGTACTGATATCGCTAAAGTTACGCTTTCACCTGTTTTCCATGTAAATGGAGATGATGCAGAGGCGCTGGTTTATGCTATAAACCTGGCCATGGAATACCGTCAGAGATATAAAAATGATGTGTTCATCGATATTCTGTGTTACCGCAGATTTGGACATAACGAGTCGGATGAACCTAAATTTACGCAGCCTTTATTATACAAAAGTATCGAGCAGCATGCTAATCCAAGAGATATCTATATCAAACAACTGATTGGTGAAGGTAAAATGGAAGCAAGCCTGGCAAAAGAACTGGAAGTTGAATTCCGTGGTATCTTACAGGAGAGATTAAATGAAGCTAAAGAAGTAACTTCTACTTATCAGGGAGTGAAATTTGCAGGTGCATGGTCAGACATGAGAATTGCAAGTGCTGAAGATTTTGTTACTTCTCCGGATACTTCTGTTAAAAAGACTACTTTATTAGAAATTGCAAAAAGAATAAGCACTTTACCAAAAGACAAAAAGTTCTTCAAAAAAATTGAAAAACTTTTTGCTGAACGTAATAAAATGGCAACCTCTACTCATATTTTTGACTGGGCAATGGGTGAGCAGTTAGCTTATGCTACTTTACTTACAGAAGGTAAAAGAGTCCGTTTAAGCGGACAGGATGTTGAACGTGGTACGTTCTCACACCGTCATGCTGTTTTAACTTTAGAAGATTCTGAAGAAGAATATATCCCGCTAAGTAACCTTTCTGATCAGCAGGCTCCATTTGATATCTACAATTCGCATTTATCTGAATATGGGGTGCTGGGTTTTGAGTATGGTTATGCTATGGCAAATCCTAATGCACTGACTATCTGGGAAGCACAATTTGGTGATTTCTTTAATGGTGCGCAGATTGTTGTGGATCAGTATATCGCAAGTGCGGAAACCAAATGGCAGCGTGAAAACGGACTGGTGATGTTATTACCTCATGGTTATGAAGGACAGGGCCCGGAGCACTCTTCTGCAAGAATTGAGCGTTTTATGGAGTTATGTGCTGATTATAACATGCAGGTAACCAACTGTACTACACCAGCTAACTTCTTCCATGCAATTCGCCGTCAGTTTAAACGCGATTTCAGAAAGCCGCTGATTGTTTTTACACCTAAAAGCTTATTGCGTCATCCTTCATGTGTATCTAAACTGGAAGAGTTTACTGAAGGTAAATTCCAGGAAGTAATCAATGATGCAAATGTTAAACCTAATGAAGTAGACAGAGTATTGTTCTGCAGTGGTAAAATTTACTACGAATTATTAGAGAAACAACAGAAAGATCAGGTTAAAAATGTGGCAATTGTTCGTGTTGAGCAGTTATACCCTACACCATTACAACAAATGGAAACGGTTTATAAAGGCTATAAAAATGCGAAAGAAGCTATCTGGGTTCAGGAAGAACCAGAGAACATGGGAGCATGGCCTTATTTATTACGCAAAACAAGAAAAACAATATTCAGTGATATTGAGTTAATCTCAAGAAAAGAGAGCAGCAGTACTGCGACCGGTTATGCAAAACAGCATGCAGATGAACAGGCGAATATCCTGGCCAGATCTTTTGCAGCTCCTGTAACTGAGGTTGACCAGAAAATTGCTAAGAAATCAGTGAGTAAAGCATATAACGTAGATTAGAAAAATATAATACATCAATTATGAGTCTAGAAATAAAAGTTCCGCCAGTAGGCGAATCAATTACCGAAGTTGTTTTATCCCGTTGGGTGAAGAATGATGGTGATGCCGTAGAAATGGATGAAGTAATCGCCGAATTAGAGTCTGATAAGGCAACTTTTGAATTAACTGCTGAGCAAGCCGGAACTTTGAAAACAGTGGCGGCTGAAGGCGATACTCTGGCTATTGGTGCTGTAGTATGTACGATCGAAACCAGTGGAGCTGCTCCTGCGAAAGCAGCAGCACCAGCTGCAGAAGAAAAAGCGGTTGTTAATAACGCTCAGTCAGCTGCTCCGGTAGCAGAAAGAAATGGCGAGAGTTATGCAACGGGCACTCCTTCGCCGGCAGCAGGTAAAATTCTTGCAGAAAAAGGTGTTGATGCCAGTGCTGTTAAAGGCTCGGGTGTTGATGGCAGAATCACTAAAGAAGATGCTATTAAAGCAGAAAAAGCAGCAGCACCAGCGGCTAAAGCTCCTGAAAAAGCTGCAGCTGTAGCTGCACCGGTTGCGGGATCAAGAAATGAGCGCAAAGAGAAAATGTCTCCATTGCGTAAAACTGTAGCTAAACGTTTGGTTGCAGTGAAAAATGAAACGGCCATGTTAACTACTTTTAATGAAGTGAACATGAAACCGATCATGGATTTACGTGGAAAATACAAAGACCAGTTTAAAGAAAAATATGGTGTTGGATTAGGTTTCATGAGCTTCTTTTCAAAAGCTGTTTGTGAGGCAATGAAAGATTTCCCTGCTGTAAATGCACGTATTGATGGTGAATCAGTTGTTTATAATGATTTTGTAGATATTTCTATCGCAGTTTCTGCTCCTAAAGGACTGGTAGTTCCGATTATCAGAAATGCAGAAAGTATGTCACTGGCACAGATTGAAAAATCTGTAATTGAGCTGGCTACCAAAGCACGTGACAGCAAATTGACTATCGAAGAAATGACTGGTGGAACATTTACAATCACTAATGGTGGTGTATTTGGTTCAATGATGTCTACTCCGATTATCAATGCACCTCAGT
This portion of the Pedobacter lusitanus genome encodes:
- the odhB gene encoding 2-oxoglutarate dehydrogenase complex dihydrolipoyllysine-residue succinyltransferase, which produces MSLEIKVPPVGESITEVVLSRWVKNDGDAVEMDEVIAELESDKATFELTAEQAGTLKTVAAEGDTLAIGAVVCTIETSGAAPAKAAAPAAEEKAVVNNAQSAAPVAERNGESYATGTPSPAAGKILAEKGVDASAVKGSGVDGRITKEDAIKAEKAAAPAAKAPEKAAAVAAPVAGSRNERKEKMSPLRKTVAKRLVAVKNETAMLTTFNEVNMKPIMDLRGKYKDQFKEKYGVGLGFMSFFSKAVCEAMKDFPAVNARIDGESVVYNDFVDISIAVSAPKGLVVPIIRNAESMSLAQIEKSVIELATKARDSKLTIEEMTGGTFTITNGGVFGSMMSTPIINAPQSAILGMHNIIERPIAEKGEVVVRPMMYLALSYDHRIIDGRESVGFLVRVKQLLEDPARLLLGV
- a CDS encoding 2-oxoglutarate dehydrogenase E1 component, whose product is MDNLSYLNGANAEYIDSIYQAYKEDPNAVEFGWQKFFEGFDFGRGADAGTASEATPEHFLKEVNVLNLINGYRQRGHLFTQTNPVRERRHHLPTLDIENFGLNQTDLDTVFNSGVELGIGAAKLSDIVNFLKKTYCRSIGAEYKFVRTPEVLSWIENKMESVQNTPNFSIEEKRRILKKLNEAVSFENFLGTKFLGQKRFSLEGAEALIPALDSVIEKGSAMGIEEFVIGMAHRGRLNVLANIMQKTYKDIFAEFEGKGYSADSPFGGDVKYHLGYSTDVTTNDGKNVHLSLCPNPSHLETVNGVVEGMTRSKIDFKYDGDNSRIAPILIHGDASVAGQGIVYEVIQMAGLDGYKTGGTIHLVINNQIGFTTNYKDGRTSTYCTDIAKVTLSPVFHVNGDDAEALVYAINLAMEYRQRYKNDVFIDILCYRRFGHNESDEPKFTQPLLYKSIEQHANPRDIYIKQLIGEGKMEASLAKELEVEFRGILQERLNEAKEVTSTYQGVKFAGAWSDMRIASAEDFVTSPDTSVKKTTLLEIAKRISTLPKDKKFFKKIEKLFAERNKMATSTHIFDWAMGEQLAYATLLTEGKRVRLSGQDVERGTFSHRHAVLTLEDSEEEYIPLSNLSDQQAPFDIYNSHLSEYGVLGFEYGYAMANPNALTIWEAQFGDFFNGAQIVVDQYIASAETKWQRENGLVMLLPHGYEGQGPEHSSARIERFMELCADYNMQVTNCTTPANFFHAIRRQFKRDFRKPLIVFTPKSLLRHPSCVSKLEEFTEGKFQEVINDANVKPNEVDRVLFCSGKIYYELLEKQQKDQVKNVAIVRVEQLYPTPLQQMETVYKGYKNAKEAIWVQEEPENMGAWPYLLRKTRKTIFSDIELISRKESSSTATGYAKQHADEQANILARSFAAPVTEVDQKIAKKSVSKAYNVD
- a CDS encoding DASH family cryptochrome gives rise to the protein MESRKILVWFRNDLRLHDNEMLVEAISKSDSILPVYFFDPRHFEYEADEDTKERHNRFQFLAESVIALRESLKKLGGNLLIISGTPEDHIPALAEQYEIAEVYHHREVATEETTVSSNVEDLLWKLRINLKHFIGHTLYNKEDLPFPIKDIPDVFSQFKKKTERDAIVKDCFPAPEQINFVEAEQWGELPVCSGAFSSVPMGGEEEGIKHLQELFAAGSEIYNRSSKAHAAQHSFSSKLSPWLAVGSLSPRKVYWAVKEAEQKFGSNSHFTQLILGLLWRDFFRFMFKKHSVNYFRDIVEFTEVPKTEEYLLDLQHWKDGKTGNPIVDQHMTELNNTGFVTHAGRLLVATYLIYILKLNWVDGAEYFEQKLIDYSPASNWGNWAYVAGGGKDPRSKNAFDLDKQIKILDIEVQNL
- a CDS encoding MerR family transcriptional regulator, which produces MKRFSISDIEGLIGIKAHTIRAWEARYNLVPPKRTPTNIRYYEEEDLKHLLNIVTLNEKGYKISRIARMSKTQINDLVIQLQSDFKNDTVQVLRLSDATLKYDEIAFAEILSGCIEEMGLIKTMDLVLFPFMKKVGMLWQTGAIDPSQEHFASNLIRDRMIVEIDRVPKPDRKDPKRFLLFLPEAEMHETGLLFARYLLKRCGMDTLYLGQEIPYSDLKKVILHYQPDYAFIVLTSLNLGKDINKILTKVLDHMDVPLLVAGSLISEFDILLDDRLTPLKKVCEIVEFLDDL
- a CDS encoding cryptochrome/photolyase family protein — protein: MRTEINICWLRRDLRLQDHAALYHALKTGKPVLLLFIFDRNILDDLNDSSDARVSFIFNSLKALEKELQQKGSSILIRYGTPEQVWPELLKAYQIKSVYTNHDYEPYGIERDQALAEYLGSESVSLLTYKDQVIFEKNEIVKTDGKPYTVFTPYFRQWRMKLNDFYLKSYPVEKYYGNFYQTSPFTFPDLAELGFKASALHFPAADFEDKLAAYEERRDFPADDATTHLGIHLRFGTVSIRAAAAKALEHGAEKWLSELAWRDFYMMILFHFPHITTKSFKPAYDNIRWLNKEDDFEAWKNGKTGYPIVDAGMNQLNQTGYMHNRVRMIAGSFLTKHLLIDWRWGEAYFAEKLLDYELASNVGGWQWACGCGNDAAPYFRVFNPELQARKFDPENKYIYQWAPEYKEGKPVQPIVEHAFARERILKVFKEALRE
- a CDS encoding TIGR01777 family oxidoreductase → MNQHILLTGATGMLGRDLIKTLLKRGDKISVLSRRPQQIDQVKVFLWDVYKQEIDPDCLEGVDSIIHLAGENIAKEKWSDQRKKEIIDSRVLSTQLLYKTITENSNQVKHFISAAAVGYYGSRGDEILTEESNPGNNFLADCCVKWENAIDQGRELGLRIVKIRTGVVLAKDEGALEAMAKPIRFFAGAPLGKGKQWIPWIHYQDMTRIYIHTLDNEALTGAYNASAPFPVTNKEMTKAIAKQLHRPVWPFSVPEKVLQLILGEMSSLVMNSTHTTAQKILSSGFLFRYTHLEEALADIYSA